A single Lancefieldella parvula DSM 20469 DNA region contains:
- a CDS encoding DUF3290 domain-containing protein codes for MEFYSHNYLIHHAAAFDWTQLVLFGFVALLMIFSLVHYVRDRKNSKYRELALIALFSFIFLGLLQLDRVLEVNQASKHYESIIASQENIARRLEVDSNHVYIAFDNQGNPSYLEVDGKYYHVLKNTENGYVIEQINLVGSDIKHVEE; via the coding sequence ATGGAGTTTTATTCGCATAACTATTTGATTCATCATGCCGCCGCATTTGACTGGACCCAGCTGGTTCTTTTTGGTTTTGTTGCGCTTCTGATGATCTTCTCTCTTGTGCATTACGTGCGTGATAGAAAGAATTCTAAATATCGTGAGCTTGCGCTTATTGCGTTGTTCTCGTTTATTTTTCTTGGACTTCTGCAGTTAGATCGCGTGTTAGAGGTTAATCAAGCAAGTAAGCACTATGAGTCAATTATTGCCTCACAAGAAAACATTGCTCGCCGTCTTGAGGTTGATTCTAACCACGTGTATATTGCCTTCGACAATCAGGGAAATCCATCGTATCTCGAGGTTGACGGCAAGTACTATCACGTTTTGAAAAATACCGAGAATGGCTATGTTATTGAGCAAATAAACCTTGTTGGCAGTGACATTAAGCACGTAGAGGAGTAG
- the nagA gene encoding N-acetylglucosamine-6-phosphate deacetylase, with amino-acid sequence MSTFAVKADKFFLPGATSGPGYLLVEDGIFGHFTKEKPECEIIDRTGSWVAPGLVDTHIHGFLDHDIMDCDPDGVIEIAQGLLSNGVTSWLPTTLTASVEQTGDACESVADAAEGIAANGIDAARIQGIFLEGPFFTEKHKGAQNPAYFLDPDVDVFDEWQERADGWIAKIAIAPERDGAPEFCAEMADRGVHVALGHSDATFEEALACVNAGADIFVHTYNGMSGLHHREPGMVGAAMTTHGTYAEAICDGHHLNPIAVRALVNAKGADHTVLITDCMRAGGMPNGQYNLGDFPVVVEGGTARLMDDSHSLAGSILRLFEGVKNVYDWGVVSAEEAVRMASENPARSCGIDDVCGFIRPGYDADFIVITKNLQLEETFLGGKSVYKA; translated from the coding sequence ATGAGTACATTTGCAGTTAAAGCAGATAAGTTCTTTTTACCAGGAGCAACTTCTGGTCCAGGATATTTGCTCGTCGAAGACGGCATATTTGGTCATTTCACTAAAGAAAAGCCAGAGTGTGAGATTATTGACCGCACCGGTTCTTGGGTAGCTCCTGGTCTTGTTGATACGCATATCCACGGTTTTCTCGACCATGACATTATGGATTGCGATCCTGACGGCGTCATTGAGATTGCTCAGGGTCTGCTCTCTAATGGCGTAACTTCTTGGCTTCCCACAACACTGACCGCAAGCGTTGAGCAGACTGGTGATGCTTGTGAGTCCGTTGCTGACGCAGCAGAGGGAATTGCGGCAAATGGTATTGATGCTGCTCGCATCCAGGGAATCTTTCTAGAGGGACCATTCTTTACCGAGAAGCACAAGGGAGCTCAAAATCCTGCGTACTTTCTTGACCCAGATGTGGATGTCTTTGATGAATGGCAGGAGCGCGCTGATGGTTGGATTGCCAAGATAGCTATTGCTCCAGAGCGCGATGGTGCTCCAGAGTTCTGTGCAGAGATGGCAGACCGTGGTGTTCATGTAGCCTTGGGACACTCTGATGCAACTTTTGAAGAGGCTCTTGCATGTGTAAATGCTGGTGCTGATATCTTTGTTCATACTTATAACGGCATGAGTGGTCTTCACCATCGTGAGCCGGGTATGGTGGGCGCTGCAATGACTACCCACGGTACTTATGCAGAGGCAATTTGCGACGGTCACCACCTTAATCCTATTGCAGTTCGCGCTCTTGTGAATGCAAAGGGAGCAGATCATACCGTTCTCATTACCGATTGCATGCGCGCAGGCGGTATGCCTAATGGTCAGTACAATCTTGGTGATTTCCCCGTTGTTGTTGAAGGTGGGACTGCTCGCCTGATGGATGACTCTCACAGTCTTGCTGGCTCAATCCTTCGTCTGTTTGAAGGCGTAAAGAACGTCTATGACTGGGGAGTTGTATCTGCTGAAGAGGCAGTTCGCATGGCTTCAGAAAACCCAGCTCGCTCCTGTGGAATTGATGATGTTTGCGGCTTTATTCGTCCTGGATACGATGCAGACTTTATTGTTATTACTAAGAATCTTCAACTTGAAGAGACGTTCCTTGGTGGAAAGAGTGTCTACAAGGCTTAA
- a CDS encoding SIS domain-containing protein codes for MFKKSQEELKALGADITTAEIKQQPELWESTFGIYQENLSAIKEFVERARSLGGKRRTRVVFTGAGTSAYVGDTITPYLRSHGEKSSFEFVSVATTDIVSDPYGSLDLEDPTVLVSFARSGNSPESLAAVNIARQIVKNLLLINITCAPEGKLAVESAGKDDTLLLLIPGANDQGFAMTGSYSCMTLLATLVFDSADDQQKKAWILDAAKLGRQVIEREEEIAEWLKSDFNRITYLGSGLFVGLAHEAQLKILELAAGINATSWDSSMGYRHGPKSFVDEHTLVFDFVSNNPYTRQYDLDILDEIRGDQIAALTIGIEQEGTTNFAGRTFSLPVLSEPLPAPYLALPFVMVAQVVALLNSVRVNNKPDTPSPTGQVNRVVKGVTIHSL; via the coding sequence ATGTTTAAAAAGAGCCAAGAAGAGCTAAAGGCACTAGGTGCGGATATTACAACTGCCGAGATTAAGCAGCAGCCTGAGCTTTGGGAGTCTACCTTTGGCATTTATCAAGAGAACCTTTCTGCAATTAAAGAATTTGTAGAGCGCGCTCGTAGTCTTGGTGGGAAACGTCGTACGCGCGTGGTTTTTACTGGCGCAGGTACCTCGGCATATGTAGGTGATACCATTACTCCCTATCTTCGTTCTCATGGCGAGAAGAGCTCTTTTGAGTTTGTGTCTGTTGCAACTACTGATATTGTTTCTGATCCTTACGGTAGTCTTGATCTAGAGGATCCAACGGTCCTGGTGTCTTTTGCACGCTCTGGTAATAGTCCAGAGAGTCTTGCTGCAGTAAATATTGCTCGCCAAATTGTTAAAAATCTTTTGCTCATCAATATTACTTGCGCTCCTGAAGGAAAACTTGCTGTTGAGTCCGCAGGTAAAGACGATACATTGCTTCTTCTTATTCCTGGTGCAAATGACCAGGGCTTTGCAATGACTGGCTCTTATAGCTGTATGACACTTCTTGCAACGCTTGTCTTTGATAGCGCCGATGACCAGCAGAAGAAGGCTTGGATACTTGATGCTGCTAAGCTGGGTAGACAAGTAATTGAACGTGAGGAAGAGATTGCTGAGTGGCTCAAGAGTGATTTCAACCGCATTACTTATTTGGGTTCTGGTCTTTTTGTGGGTCTTGCTCATGAGGCACAGCTTAAGATTTTGGAACTTGCAGCTGGTATTAATGCAACGTCGTGGGATTCTTCAATGGGATATCGCCACGGACCAAAGTCTTTTGTTGACGAGCATACCTTGGTGTTTGATTTTGTTTCTAACAATCCTTATACGCGTCAATATGATCTGGATATTCTTGACGAGATTAGGGGAGACCAGATTGCCGCTCTGACCATTGGTATTGAGCAAGAGGGCACAACAAACTTTGCGGGAAGAACTTTTAGTCTTCCTGTACTTTCAGAGCCTCTGCCAGCACCTTATTTGGCTCTGCCCTTTGTAATGGTCGCTCAGGTAGTAGCACTTTTGAACTCAGTTCGCGTTAATAACAAACCGGACACACCTTCTCCAACCGGTCAGGTTAATCGAGTAGTCAAGGGTGTTACAATTCACTCACTGTAG
- a CDS encoding GntR family transcriptional regulator gives MTAFMGRQPLYEQLANMLRYRIENEMDPDDPLPSERELSDSYGLSRTTVRLALQELEHMGLIYRQRGRGTFVADISERATDLMGGYSFTDQQRQLGRVPKTTTLEFDTIEANKFLAQHMHVILGEKLFRIKRLRSADDVPMMLEVTYLPVSQFFSLTAHDLEQKSLYQIFEEDYNIKIGVAEEEFKASIARSDDATLLQISEGSPVLSLTRTTYNDKNIIVEFTLSVARADQFRYKIVHTRS, from the coding sequence ATGACAGCTTTTATGGGAAGACAGCCACTCTACGAGCAGCTTGCAAATATGCTGCGTTATCGTATTGAGAACGAGATGGATCCAGACGATCCGCTTCCTTCTGAGCGAGAGCTCTCCGATTCTTATGGTCTTTCTCGTACCACGGTAAGACTTGCCCTGCAAGAGCTCGAACACATGGGGCTTATTTACCGTCAACGCGGTCGCGGTACCTTTGTAGCTGATATTTCTGAGCGTGCAACAGATCTTATGGGCGGCTATAGTTTCACCGATCAGCAGCGCCAGTTAGGCCGTGTTCCAAAAACTACCACTCTTGAGTTTGACACTATTGAGGCTAATAAGTTCTTAGCCCAGCACATGCATGTTATTCTTGGCGAGAAACTCTTCCGCATCAAACGTCTGAGAAGTGCTGATGATGTGCCCATGATGTTGGAAGTAACCTACCTTCCAGTTTCACAGTTTTTCTCGCTTACTGCTCATGATCTTGAGCAAAAATCCTTGTACCAAATTTTTGAAGAAGACTACAACATAAAGATTGGCGTGGCAGAAGAGGAGTTCAAGGCTTCAATTGCTCGCTCGGATGACGCCACTTTATTGCAAATTTCTGAGGGTTCGCCGGTGTTGAGTCTTACTCGCACCACGTATAACGACAAAAATATCATTGTTGAGTTCACTTTGAGTGTAGCTCGCGCCGATCAATTTAGATACAAGATTGTACATACGCGCAGTTAG
- a CDS encoding PTS system mannose/fructose/sorbose family transporter subunit IID, producing MAFNIPDTYQNTTPAEPLDQKTLNKMVWRSLFLQASFNYERMQAAGWLYGILPGLEKIHGDNKDDLAASMSHNLEFFNTHPFLVTFVMGIVLSLEQNKLDIPTIRAVRVSAMGPLGGIGDALFWFTLVPITAGITSNMAISGNVFAPFLFLIIFNIAQFAVRYWLMNLSYKMGTDAITLLTENAKEFTRAASILGVFVVGCLVVCYGGTKLGVGANIPNGETHSVVLSQVTLSDEQLASGQYDKVLFAEGSYADYKKNPESVKFLGGKTADGKDGTAAITPVGNGVNLVTIGKEVTSPVSIDIQKILDGVCPKLIPLALTLCLYYLMAKRNWTPIMCICLLLVIALLGSGFGVLPYIWG from the coding sequence ATGGCATTTAATATTCCTGATACCTATCAGAACACCACTCCTGCTGAGCCACTTGATCAGAAGACACTCAACAAGATGGTGTGGCGTTCCCTGTTCCTGCAGGCTTCCTTCAATTACGAAAGAATGCAGGCAGCTGGTTGGCTTTACGGTATCCTTCCAGGTCTTGAGAAGATTCACGGCGACAACAAGGATGACCTTGCTGCTTCCATGAGTCACAACCTTGAGTTCTTTAATACCCACCCATTTTTGGTTACTTTTGTTATGGGTATTGTTCTCTCTCTTGAGCAGAACAAGCTGGATATTCCAACCATTCGTGCAGTCCGCGTTTCTGCAATGGGTCCTCTAGGTGGCATTGGTGACGCACTGTTCTGGTTCACTCTTGTTCCAATTACTGCTGGTATTACCTCTAATATGGCAATCTCTGGCAACGTCTTTGCGCCATTTTTGTTCCTCATCATCTTCAATATTGCACAGTTTGCTGTACGTTATTGGCTGATGAACCTTTCCTACAAGATGGGCACTGATGCAATTACCCTGCTTACCGAGAATGCAAAAGAGTTCACTCGTGCTGCTTCTATCTTGGGTGTCTTTGTTGTTGGTTGCTTGGTTGTTTGCTACGGCGGAACCAAGCTTGGCGTTGGCGCAAACATCCCTAACGGTGAGACACACAGTGTTGTTCTTTCTCAGGTAACTCTTTCTGATGAGCAGCTTGCTTCTGGTCAGTATGACAAGGTACTCTTTGCTGAGGGCAGCTATGCAGACTACAAGAAGAATCCTGAGTCCGTTAAGTTCCTCGGTGGCAAAACTGCTGACGGCAAGGATGGCACCGCTGCTATTACTCCAGTCGGCAACGGCGTTAACCTGGTAACTATTGGCAAGGAAGTCACTTCTCCTGTCTCTATTGACATTCAGAAGATTCTTGACGGCGTTTGTCCAAAGCTTATTCCATTGGCTCTTACCCTTTGCTTGTACTATCTCATGGCAAAGCGTAACTGGACTCCAATTATGTGCATCTGCCTTCTTCTGGTAATTGCACTCCTTGGCTCTGGCTTTGGTGTTCTCCCATATATTTGGGGGTAA
- a CDS encoding PTS mannose/fructose/sorbose/N-acetylgalactosamine transporter subunit IIC, producing the protein MDVSPIQVLLIFIVAFIAGIDQFSFLESLYQPIVTGFLVGLILGDVQTGLIVGGTYQLMTIGNMPVGGAQPPNAVIGGIMSAVFAITTKLEPMAAVAAAIPFSLLGQYAVTIIFTIMSPVMATADAYAEKADPKGIARINYGAMAALGLFFGVIVTLFFLGGAAFGTQITTAIPKWLMNALSVAGGMMRFVGFAILLKVMVSRELWGFFLMGFAAAIVFISIPELSGPALLLLALIGFGIAFWDYQLQTKMKNAAPAVVAGGDFEDGI; encoded by the coding sequence ATGGATGTTAGCCCTATTCAGGTGTTATTAATTTTCATCGTTGCGTTTATCGCTGGCATCGATCAGTTTAGTTTCCTCGAGTCTCTTTACCAGCCAATCGTAACTGGTTTTTTGGTTGGTTTGATTCTTGGCGACGTTCAGACTGGTCTCATTGTTGGTGGTACCTATCAGCTTATGACCATCGGTAACATGCCTGTTGGTGGTGCACAGCCACCTAATGCTGTTATCGGCGGCATTATGTCTGCAGTCTTTGCAATCACTACTAAGCTTGAGCCAATGGCTGCTGTAGCTGCAGCAATTCCATTCTCGCTGCTTGGTCAGTATGCAGTAACCATCATCTTTACTATTATGTCCCCTGTAATGGCAACTGCTGATGCATATGCCGAGAAGGCAGATCCTAAGGGAATTGCTCGTATTAACTACGGCGCAATGGCTGCCCTTGGTCTTTTCTTCGGTGTTATTGTTACCCTGTTCTTCCTGGGCGGTGCTGCATTTGGCACTCAGATCACCACTGCAATTCCAAAGTGGCTCATGAATGCACTGTCCGTCGCTGGTGGCATGATGCGCTTCGTCGGCTTTGCAATCCTGCTGAAGGTTATGGTTTCTCGCGAGCTCTGGGGCTTCTTCCTCATGGGCTTTGCAGCCGCAATCGTATTTATCAGCATTCCTGAGCTCTCTGGTCCAGCACTTCTGCTTCTTGCTCTCATTGGCTTTGGTATCGCATTCTGGGATTACCAGCTCCAGACCAAGATGAAGAATGCTGCTCCTGCTGTTGTTGCTGGAGGTGACTTCGAAGATGGCATTTAA
- the agaV gene encoding PTS N-acetylgalactosamine transporter subunit IIB has product MGEPDIKLARIDNRLIHGQVATQWNGTLGTNLILVANDEVAGNKMRQGLMDMAAPSGVATRYFTLQKTIDVIHKASASQHIFLVAENPEDVLTLVKGGVPIKKVNIGNMHMAEGKRQVATSVAVDDKDVAAFRELQELGVTLEIRRVPTTPVEDISKLFE; this is encoded by the coding sequence ATGGGAGAACCAGATATCAAGCTTGCTCGAATTGATAACCGTTTAATTCACGGCCAGGTTGCCACTCAGTGGAACGGCACCCTTGGTACCAATCTTATCCTTGTTGCAAATGATGAGGTTGCAGGAAATAAGATGCGTCAGGGTCTTATGGACATGGCTGCACCAAGCGGTGTTGCAACTAGGTATTTTACGCTTCAGAAAACCATTGATGTTATTCACAAGGCTTCTGCAAGTCAGCACATTTTCTTAGTTGCCGAGAATCCAGAGGATGTCCTCACTCTGGTCAAGGGCGGTGTTCCTATCAAAAAGGTGAACATCGGCAATATGCACATGGCTGAGGGAAAGCGACAGGTCGCCACAAGTGTGGCGGTAGACGATAAGGACGTCGCTGCCTTCCGTGAGCTTCAGGAATTGGGGGTGACTCTAGAGATTAGGCGTGTTCCTACGACCCCGGTCGAGGATATCTCAAAGCTATTCGAGTAA
- the yajC gene encoding preprotein translocase subunit YajC — translation MANLAENILASSIVLLAFLVILGLVYSFFAWKASSKKTGTTSEFLKNLHAGQKVKTSSGMYGVVKDVKKETVDVEFAPNVVITLDRWALISVPNNK, via the coding sequence ATGGCAAATCTAGCAGAGAACATTCTTGCTTCATCCATTGTCCTTCTCGCATTCTTGGTAATTTTAGGTCTTGTGTATTCCTTCTTTGCCTGGAAAGCTTCTTCCAAAAAGACTGGGACAACTTCAGAGTTTTTGAAGAATCTTCATGCAGGTCAGAAAGTTAAGACCAGCAGTGGAATGTACGGCGTGGTAAAAGATGTCAAAAAAGAAACAGTAGATGTTGAGTTTGCTCCAAATGTAGTTATCACACTGGATCGCTGGGCTTTAATCAGTGTCCCTAACAATAAATAA